Proteins found in one Deltaproteobacteria bacterium genomic segment:
- a CDS encoding TonB-dependent receptor: MNAQIRIALCLLGLYAGMAGAPGLVSAETNSTRALPTVTVTAQKIEQSVQDVPGTVAVFSDETLADRNITTFHELVEHIPNVTLKKNSIENVISIRGVSSFGTSLFSTTGFYVDGVNYPIHQMQDIDLLDIERVEVLKGPQGTLYGRNSESGVVNIITKQPGNDLGGKIFGEVGFWDANGGQPLFREGFDLNVPVVEDELAIRFSGQHEYTDGWMENEHEDTDAARKRHVNGRMATLWTPTDELDISLILEGGTKRDGAGYYRFKSGPFATDRNSLAWDGDNFNDVDMNSQALKIEHRGDFMTVTSVTGRHDYSQHVAQDMDMSPLDTNSYARMEYDAEIISEELRFASAPKENTIFDWLVGMYGYREDLDIENNYAAYSLTPEQDNWGAALFAQGTFHVMDRLHLTAGGRLDHTRLDGTKEIAAYGVSLSEDLSYTEFLPSFSLAFDLTDTDVIYAKAAKGYLAGGFDNYFAMTEDEYTYDPEYSWAYELGLKSMLLDNTLALNLAAFYIDSRDKQVTEWGDSIMDRYIRNAAKARTHGAELEMTYMPLAGLTLRASGGYQHSVIQDWKIDGPAGFDYDGKKTPGSPEWSYSLGATYRWAWGLVAGMDLVGMSSYYTDTENTNKVDGRAVVNARIGYETEEFDVTLWANNLFDEDYLENQWSWGGDLVQQGEPRACGLLVTYRF, from the coding sequence ATGAACGCACAAATTCGCATCGCCCTTTGCCTGCTGGGCCTGTACGCGGGAATGGCGGGCGCGCCGGGCCTTGTTTCGGCAGAGACCAACAGCACCCGCGCCCTGCCCACGGTCACGGTCACGGCGCAAAAAATCGAGCAAAGCGTCCAGGACGTACCGGGCACGGTCGCGGTCTTCTCGGACGAAACCCTTGCTGATCGCAACATCACGACATTTCACGAACTCGTCGAACACATCCCCAACGTGACGCTCAAAAAAAACAGCATCGAAAACGTCATTTCCATCCGCGGCGTATCCTCCTTTGGCACGTCGCTCTTCTCAACCACGGGGTTCTATGTGGACGGAGTCAACTACCCCATCCACCAGATGCAGGACATCGACCTTTTGGACATCGAACGCGTCGAAGTGCTCAAAGGACCACAGGGGACGCTGTACGGACGGAACTCGGAATCCGGCGTCGTCAACATCATCACGAAACAGCCCGGCAACGACCTGGGCGGCAAAATCTTCGGGGAGGTCGGATTCTGGGACGCCAACGGCGGCCAGCCGTTGTTTCGGGAAGGATTCGATCTGAATGTCCCGGTGGTCGAGGATGAGCTGGCCATTCGCTTTTCCGGCCAGCACGAGTACACGGACGGTTGGATGGAAAACGAGCACGAGGATACGGACGCGGCCCGCAAGCGGCATGTGAACGGCCGCATGGCCACCTTGTGGACACCAACGGACGAGCTGGACATCTCGCTGATTCTGGAAGGCGGCACGAAACGCGACGGTGCGGGATACTACCGCTTCAAAAGCGGGCCATTCGCCACGGACAGAAACAGCCTCGCCTGGGACGGTGACAACTTCAACGACGTGGACATGAACTCCCAGGCGCTGAAAATCGAGCATCGCGGCGATTTCATGACAGTGACCTCGGTCACCGGACGACACGATTACAGCCAGCACGTGGCCCAGGACATGGACATGAGCCCCCTGGACACAAACAGTTACGCCCGCATGGAATATGACGCGGAAATCATCAGCGAGGAGCTGCGCTTTGCCTCGGCCCCAAAAGAAAACACGATTTTCGACTGGCTGGTGGGCATGTACGGATACCGCGAGGACCTCGACATCGAAAACAATTACGCAGCCTACTCCCTGACGCCGGAACAGGACAACTGGGGGGCGGCCCTGTTCGCCCAGGGCACGTTTCATGTCATGGATCGTCTCCATCTCACGGCTGGCGGGCGTCTCGACCACACCCGCCTCGACGGGACAAAGGAAATCGCCGCGTACGGCGTCAGTCTCTCGGAGGATCTGTCCTATACGGAATTTCTGCCCAGCTTCAGCCTCGCCTTTGACCTGACCGACACGGACGTCATCTACGCCAAGGCAGCCAAAGGCTACCTCGCCGGGGGCTTCGACAATTATTTCGCCATGACGGAAGACGAATACACCTACGATCCGGAATACAGCTGGGCCTACGAACTTGGCCTGAAATCGATGCTGCTCGACAACACTCTGGCCCTGAACCTGGCCGCCTTTTACATCGACAGCCGCGACAAACAGGTCACGGAGTGGGGAGACAGCATCATGGACCGGTATATCCGCAACGCGGCCAAGGCCAGGACACACGGCGCGGAATTGGAAATGACCTACATGCCCCTGGCGGGCCTGACCCTGCGCGCTTCCGGCGGGTATCAGCACAGCGTCATCCAGGATTGGAAAATAGATGGGCCCGCGGGCTTCGATTATGACGGCAAAAAAACACCGGGATCTCCGGAATGGTCGTATTCACTCGGCGCGACGTATCGATGGGCATGGGGACTGGTCGCCGGCATGGATCTGGTAGGTATGAGTTCCTACTACACGGACACAGAAAACACCAACAAGGTCGATGGCCGCGCCGTCGTCAACGCCCGTATCGGATACGAAACCGAGGAGTTCGACGTCACGCTCTGGGCCAACAACCTCTTCGATGAGGACTATCTGGAAAATCAGTGGAGCTGGGGTGGCGATCTTGTGCAGCAGGGCGAGCCACGGGCCTGCGGCCTGCTTGTGACCTACAGATTCTAA
- a CDS encoding SAM-dependent methyltransferase: protein MDSKSYHQGLDDTLRCVRGAISAKLLLSALEQDVFTDLDTPKSLAAISARHGWQTAATEKFCEILSHLGLVVMRAGTVRNTERTSRLFSKHSEDNIGAFVLESCRWCLHPLDDLPRVLRQGAKPPEHETNPEATWHELTANGAGVVLASGGAIMAEYLAALPGARRYRRMLDLGGGHGGYALRAAEAMPWMEVDVLDFPAVLQVAERFREKSPAKDRVRMLPANYVTEPIPGGYDLVLVSATLNFTLADNATQNVMDKIHAALNPGGFCVSVHDGPVDEKLMPEWPFECLVTDLVTGTPMAMPAGLVADTMFASGFSHVRTEYLRLNGSLMTVDMGRKSNL, encoded by the coding sequence ATGGATAGCAAATCGTATCATCAGGGACTGGACGACACCCTGCGCTGCGTGCGCGGCGCCATCAGCGCGAAACTGCTGCTCTCCGCCCTGGAGCAGGACGTGTTCACGGACCTGGACACCCCCAAAAGCCTCGCGGCCATCTCGGCCCGCCACGGATGGCAAACGGCCGCCACGGAAAAATTCTGTGAAATACTCTCCCATCTCGGACTGGTCGTCATGCGGGCGGGGACGGTGCGGAACACCGAGCGGACCAGTCGTCTTTTCAGCAAACATTCGGAAGACAACATCGGTGCGTTTGTTCTTGAATCCTGCAGATGGTGCCTTCACCCCCTGGATGATCTGCCCCGTGTGCTGCGACAGGGGGCAAAACCACCCGAACACGAAACAAACCCGGAGGCGACCTGGCACGAACTCACGGCCAACGGAGCGGGCGTGGTGCTCGCCAGCGGCGGAGCAATCATGGCCGAGTATCTCGCGGCCCTGCCTGGGGCGCGGCGTTATCGGCGCATGCTCGATCTCGGCGGCGGACATGGCGGGTACGCCCTGCGCGCGGCCGAGGCCATGCCCTGGATGGAAGTCGATGTGCTGGATTTTCCCGCCGTGCTCCAGGTCGCGGAGCGGTTCCGTGAAAAAAGCCCGGCCAAGGACCGGGTTCGCATGCTGCCCGCGAACTATGTCACGGAGCCCATTCCGGGCGGCTACGATCTTGTCCTGGTCTCCGCGACCCTGAACTTCACCCTGGCCGACAACGCCACGCAAAACGTCATGGACAAAATCCACGCCGCCCTCAATCCCGGCGGCTTCTGCGTGAGCGTCCACGACGGCCCAGTTGACGAAAAACTGATGCCCGAATGGCCGTTTGAATGCCTTGTCACCGATCTGGTCACCGGAACACCCATGGCCATGCCAGCCGGCCTTGTCGCCGATACCATGTTCGCCAGCGGTTTTTCCCACGTCCGCACGGAGTATCTCCGCCTGAACGGCTCCCTCATGACCGTGGATATGGGGCGAAAATCCAACCTGTAA